A genomic region of Manihot esculenta cultivar AM560-2 chromosome 15, M.esculenta_v8, whole genome shotgun sequence contains the following coding sequences:
- the LOC110600728 gene encoding protein disulfide isomerase pTAC5, chloroplastic isoform X2, whose product MSSSSFPLPLNPPVSLHHPKLLTLSLLPFSKSSLSLSFSKSHVCYSSSFPNPSSSSSSDRDDLFWLREEQRWLREEQRWLREEQRWLRERESLLSEIQSLKLQIQALEKHISVQEGDLVPETIANVRALLQVLTEKNRIAETASSASSIVFEEKVEDVKEVISVAEKKEIRRNTLRKGSEGEEVREMQEALQKLGFYSGEEDVEYSSFSSSTERAVKTWQEGTNGTAVTSVTEILETQQKVVKEEGETEVEVSQHRVFLLGENRWEEPSRLVGRDKKVGVIKTKDARTKCLSCRGEGRLLCTECDGTGEPNIEPQFLEWVDEGTKCPYCEGLGYTICDVCEGKAVM is encoded by the exons atgtcttcttcttctttccctCTCCCTCTTAATCCTCCGGTTTCTCTCCACCATCCGAAACTCCTCACTCTTTCTTTACTCCCATTCTCCAAGTCCTCGTTATCactttctttctccaaatctcacGTCTGCTACTCTTCCTCTTTCCCcaacccttcttcttcttcttcttccgaCCGCGACGACTTATTCTGGCTTCGCGAAGAACAGCGCTGGCTTCGCGAGGAGCAGCGATGGCTCCGGGAAGAGCAGCGGTGGCTTCGGGAGCGCGAGTCACTCCTTAGCGAAATTCAATCGTTAAAGCTTCAAATTCAAGCATTGGAGAAACATATTTCAGTTCAGGAAGGGGACTTGGTGCCGGAGACAATAGCGAACGTTAGAGCTTTGTTGCAGGTTTTGACGGAGAAAAATCGGATTGCGGAGACTGCATCGAGTGCGAGCTCTATTGTGTTTGAGGAGAAGGTGGAGGATGTGAAGGAAGTGATCAGTGTTGCAGAGAAAAAGGAGATAAGGCGAAATACATTGAGGAAAGGAAGTGAAGGAGAAGAGGTGCGAGAGATGCAG GAAGCATTACAAAAATTAGGCTTTTACTCAGGTGAGGAAGACGTTGAATATTCCAGCTTTTCAAGCAGTACTGAGCGTGCAGTGAAGACTTGGCAA GAAGGTACCAATGGCACTGCAGTTACTTCTGTAACAGAAATATTAGAAACACAGCAGAAAGTTGTGAAAGAAGAAGGTGAAACAGAAGTTGAGGTATCTCAGCATCGAGTATTCCTTCTAGGGGAGAATCGGTGGGAGGAGCCCTCTAGACTTGTTGGCAGAGATAAAAAAGTAGGAGTTATCAAAACCAAGGATGCCCGTACAAAGTGCCTTTCTTGTCGCGGGGAGGGCCGTCTACTTTGCACAG AATGTGATGGGACAGGCGAGCCAAATATTGAACCCCAG TTCTTAGAATGGGTGGATGAGGGAACGAAGTGTCCATACTGTGAAGGCCTTGGATACACAATTTGTGACGTGTGTGAAGGGAAAGCAGTTATGTAG
- the LOC110602457 gene encoding non-lysosomal glucosylceramidase, which produces MVTSNLFHCRKNSWPPEEYVSRTTLQLLDFDSAGPPEHAWRRRLNSHANILKEFSVTFMEAVKMVRLGIRLWSYVREEASHGRKAPIDPFTRESCKPSASQGVPLGGMGSGSISRGFRGEFRQWQIVPSICDASPVMANQFSIFISRDGGNKSYASVLAPGQHEGLGKAGDEGISSWGWNLSGQHSTYHALFPRAWTIYDGEPDPDLKVSCRQISPFIPHNYRDSSLPTAVFVYTLVNTGKERAKVSLLFTWANSIGGVSHFSGDHVNEPFIGEDGVSGVLLHHKTAKCNPPVTFAIAACETQNVSVSVLPCFGLSQASCITAKDMWGKMVQDGHFDRENFNCGPSMPSSPGETLCAAVSASAWVEAHGKCTVAFALAWSSPKIKFSKGSSYHRRYTKFYGTSERAAQNLVHDALTHYKRWEEEIEKWQNPILKDESLPEWYKFTLFNELYFLVAGGTVWIDSPLLTEDMRDGHHQSEEMETMDVNVTEAQVRRTKDAVKHTTINDYNVTSVRSEDNDETSNAECPRNIESAKSQGKENMDHSLQLSPLLETSNESDDVGRFLYLEGVEYIMWCTYDVHFYASFALLALFPKIELNIQRDFAKAVLSEDGRKVKFLAEGNVGIRKARGAVPHDLGTHDPWNEMNAYNIHDTSKWKDLNPKFVLQVYRDFAATQDMSFGVDVWPAVRTAMEYMEQFDRDDDALIENDGFPDQTYDAWTVHGVSAYCGCLWLAALQAAAAMAFQVGDKYFAELCKSKFVKAKSAFEGKLWNGSYFNYDSGSSSNSKSIQADQLAGQWYTASAGLPPLFDEAKIRSSLQKIYDFNVMKVRGGRMGAVNGMHPNGKVDETCMQSREIWTGVTYAVAANMILAGMEDQAFTTAEGIFLGGWSEEGYGYWFQTPEGWTTDGHFRSLIYMRPLAIWGMQWALSLPKAILDAPKINIMDRLLLSPSTRFALHETGVRKIANKAKCFGASVFHCAC; this is translated from the exons ATGGTTACTAGCAATTTATTTCACTGTAGAAAGAACTCATGGCCGCCTGAGGAATATGTCAGCAGAACTACCTTGCAATTA TTGGATTTCGATAGTGCTGGCCCACCAGAGCACGCCTGGAGAAGGAGATTAAACAGCCATGCCAATATTCTTAAGGAATTCAGTGTTACATTTATGGAAGCAGTAAAAATG GTCCGATTGGGTATAAGACTGTGGTCGTATGTTAGGGAAGAGGCGTCTCATGGAAGA AAAGCACCTATAGATCCCTTCACCCGAGAAAGTTGCAAGCCATCAGCATCTCAGGGGGTTCCTCTTGGTGGAATGGG AAGCGGAAGCATATCTAGAGGTTTTAGAGGCGAGTTCAGGCAGTGGCAAATAGTACCTAGTATATGTGATGCTTCACCTGTCATGGCCAATCAGTTCTCT ATTTTTATATCTCGAGACGGGGGGAATAAAAGTTACGCTTCAGTTTTGGCTCCTGGTCAACATGAAGGTTTAGG GAAAGCTGGTGATGAGGGTATATCATCATGGGGCTGGAACTTAAGTGGTCAACATTCTACATATCATGCTTTATTTCCCAGGGCATGGACGATATATGATG GTGAACCAGACCCTGACCTGAAAGTCTCTTGCAGACAAATATCACCATTCATACCACATAATTATAGAGACAGCAGTCTTCCTACTGCTGTTTTTGTCTATACG TTGGTAAACACTGGGAAGGAAAGAGCAAAAGTTAGCCTACTCTTCACATGGGCG AATTCAATTGGAGGAGTCTCACACTTTTCTGGAGATCATGTGAATGAACCGTTCAT AGGTGAAGATGGAGTCTCTGGTGTACTTCTACATCACAA GACTGCAAAGTGTAACCCTCCGGTTACTTTTGCAATTGCTGCATGTGAAACTCAGAATGTAAGTGTGAGTGTTTTGCCATGTTTTGGGCTGTCTCAGGCAAGTTGTATCACAGCAAAGGATATGTGGGGTAAAATGGTGCAG GATGGACATTTTGATCGTGAGAACTTCAATTGTGGACCAAGCATGCCTTCGTCACCTGGAGAAACACTTTGTGCTGCAGTTTCTGCCTCTGCATGGGTGGAAGCTCATGGAAAATGTACAGTTGCATTTGCTCTTGCTTGGTCATCACCAAAGATAAAATTCTCAAAGGGAAGCTCATACCACAG GAGATACACAAAATTTTATGGCACTTCTGAAAGAGCAGCTCAGAATTTGGTGCATGATGCACTTACAc ATTACAAGCGGTGGGAGGAAGAGATTGAGAAATGGCAAAATCCTATCCTCAAGGATGAAAGTCTACCAGAATG GTACAAGTTCACATTGTTTAATGAGCTCTACTTTTTGGTTGCTGGTGGAACTGTCTGGATTG ACTCTCCCTTACTAACTGAAGATATGAGAGATGGCCATCATCAGTCAGAAGAAATGGAAACTATGGATGTCAACGTAACTGAAGCGCAAGTGAGGCGTACCAAAGATGCAGTCAAGCATACTACAATTAATGATTATAATGTGACCAGTGTCAGATCTGAAGACAACGATGAAACATCAAATGCAGAATGTCCAAGAAATATTGAATCAGCAAAATCTCAGGGGAAGGAAAATATGGATCACTCTTTACAGCTTTCCCCATTGCTGGAAACCTCGAATGAAAGTGATGATGTTGGTAGGTTTCTGTACTTGGAAGGAGTGGAATACATCATGTGGTGCACATATGATGTTCACTTCTATGCATCATTTGCCCTTCTTGCATTGTTTCCCAAAATTGAACTCAATATTCAGCGTGACTTTGCTAAAGCTGTGCTATCTGAGGATGGAAGAAAAGTAAAATTTCTGGCAGAGGGTAATGTTGGAATCCGTAAGGCCAGAGGAGCTGTCCCTCATGATCTTGGGACACATGATCCTTGGAATGAAATGAATGCATACAATATCCATGATACAAGCAAGTGGAAGGATCTAAATCCGAAGTTTGTACTTCAGGTGTATAGAGACTTTGCTGCAACACAGGATATGTCCTTTGGAGTTGATGTATGGCCGGCAGTTCGTACTGCCATGGAGTACATGGAACAGTTTGATAGGGATGATGATGCTTTGATTGAAAATGATGGATTCCCAGATCAAACATATGATGCCTGGACAGTTCATGGTGTAAGTGCTTACTGTGGCTGTTTATGGCTTGCAGCACTTCAAGCTGCAGCAGCAATGGCCTTTCAAGTAGGTGACAAGTATTTTGCTGAATTATGCAAAAGCAAATTTGTGAAGGCAAAATCAGCATTTGAAGGAAAATTATGGAATGGATCATACTTCAATTATGACAGCGGATCAAGTAGTAACAGTAAATCTATACAAGCAGATCAGTTGGCTGGGCAATGGTATACAGCATCTGCGGGCTTACCTCCACTTTTTGATGAAGCCAAGATTAGAAGTTCTcttcagaaaatatatgatttcaATGTAATGAAAGTACGGGGAGGTAGGATGGGAGCTGTAAATGGAATGCATCCCAATGGGAAGGTGGATGAAACCTGTATGCAGTCCCGTGAAATATGGACTGGTGTCACCTATGCTGTGGCAGCTAACATGATTCTTGCTGGAATGGAGGACCAGGCCTTCACTACTGCTGAAGGTATTTTCCTTGGAGGCTGGTCAGAGGAGGGCTATGG ATACTGGTTCCAGACACCAGAGGGATGGACCACTGATGGACACTTCCGTTCCCTTATTTACATGAGGCCACTTGCAATCTGGGGTATGCAATGGGCATTATCACTTCCTAAGGCGATTCTCGATGCCCCCAAAATCAATATAATGGACAGACTTCTCTTGTCTCCTAGCACAAGATTCGCCCTTCACGAAACAGGAGTTAGGAAGATTGCAAATAAAGCCAAGTGTTTTGGAGCTTCTGTGTTCCACTGTGCATGCTAA
- the LOC110600728 gene encoding protein disulfide isomerase pTAC5, chloroplastic isoform X1 has product MSSSSFPLPLNPPVSLHHPKLLTLSLLPFSKSSLSLSFSKSHVCYSSSFPNPSSSSSSDRDDLFWLREEQRWLREEQRWLREEQRWLRERESLLSEIQSLKLQIQALEKHISVQEGDLVPETIANVRALLQVLTEKNRIAETASSASSIVFEEKVEDVKEVISVAEKKEIRRNTLRKGSEGEEVREMQEALQKLGFYSGEEDVEYSSFSSSTERAVKTWQATLGVPEDGIMTVELLEKLYVEQQNKVTGSNISIDEKGSNLTVSQKEGTNGTAVTSVTEILETQQKVVKEEGETEVEVSQHRVFLLGENRWEEPSRLVGRDKKVGVIKTKDARTKCLSCRGEGRLLCTECDGTGEPNIEPQFLEWVDEGTKCPYCEGLGYTICDVCEGKAVM; this is encoded by the exons atgtcttcttcttctttccctCTCCCTCTTAATCCTCCGGTTTCTCTCCACCATCCGAAACTCCTCACTCTTTCTTTACTCCCATTCTCCAAGTCCTCGTTATCactttctttctccaaatctcacGTCTGCTACTCTTCCTCTTTCCCcaacccttcttcttcttcttcttccgaCCGCGACGACTTATTCTGGCTTCGCGAAGAACAGCGCTGGCTTCGCGAGGAGCAGCGATGGCTCCGGGAAGAGCAGCGGTGGCTTCGGGAGCGCGAGTCACTCCTTAGCGAAATTCAATCGTTAAAGCTTCAAATTCAAGCATTGGAGAAACATATTTCAGTTCAGGAAGGGGACTTGGTGCCGGAGACAATAGCGAACGTTAGAGCTTTGTTGCAGGTTTTGACGGAGAAAAATCGGATTGCGGAGACTGCATCGAGTGCGAGCTCTATTGTGTTTGAGGAGAAGGTGGAGGATGTGAAGGAAGTGATCAGTGTTGCAGAGAAAAAGGAGATAAGGCGAAATACATTGAGGAAAGGAAGTGAAGGAGAAGAGGTGCGAGAGATGCAG GAAGCATTACAAAAATTAGGCTTTTACTCAGGTGAGGAAGACGTTGAATATTCCAGCTTTTCAAGCAGTACTGAGCGTGCAGTGAAGACTTGGCAA GCAACATTAGGTGTCCCAGAAGATGGGATAATGACTGTGGAACTCCTTGAAAAGTTATATGTGGAGCAACAGAATAAGGTTACTGGGTCAAACATTAGTATAGATGAGAAAGGGAGCAATCTAACTGTTTCACAGAAG GAAGGTACCAATGGCACTGCAGTTACTTCTGTAACAGAAATATTAGAAACACAGCAGAAAGTTGTGAAAGAAGAAGGTGAAACAGAAGTTGAGGTATCTCAGCATCGAGTATTCCTTCTAGGGGAGAATCGGTGGGAGGAGCCCTCTAGACTTGTTGGCAGAGATAAAAAAGTAGGAGTTATCAAAACCAAGGATGCCCGTACAAAGTGCCTTTCTTGTCGCGGGGAGGGCCGTCTACTTTGCACAG AATGTGATGGGACAGGCGAGCCAAATATTGAACCCCAG TTCTTAGAATGGGTGGATGAGGGAACGAAGTGTCCATACTGTGAAGGCCTTGGATACACAATTTGTGACGTGTGTGAAGGGAAAGCAGTTATGTAG
- the LOC110602541 gene encoding cellulose synthase-like protein D1 — translation MAASSKSKDKALNSPPSSAGRPPQAVKFTRRTASGRIMSLSRDDDMDTSNDFSGQNDYINYTVMMPPTPDNQPAGSSSDNKPDGPGSHTTSRFGSESRMGRQIGEEEDNYSNNGDGGGTRRMTIMKSNSKSMLLRSQTQDFDHNRWLFETKGTYGVGNAYWSEGESYGPDTGLSMSDFMDKPWKPLTRKIPVPAAVLSPYRVLIVLRMIILSFFLTWRVTNPNRDAMWLWGISIVCEIWFAISWLLDILPKLNPINRATDLAALRDKFEKPSPSNPTGRSDLPGVDVFVSTADPEKEPPLVTANTILSILAVDYPVEKVSGYISDDGGAILTFEAMAEAVRFAEIWVPFCRKHNIEPRNPDSYFNQKTDPTRNKKRPDFVKDRRWIKREYDEFKVRINGLPEVIRRRSESYNKKEERKEKKLAREKNDGALPAEGVNVEKATWMADGTQWPGTWLNPTADHSKGDHAGIVQIMSKVPESDPVMGQPDEKKLDFTGVDIRIPMFAYVSREKRPGYDHNKKAGAMNAMVRASAVLSNGPFILNLDCDHYIYNSMAIREGMCFMMDRGGDRICYIQFPQRFEGIDPSDRYANHNFVFFDGSMRALDGLQGPVYVGTGCMFRRYALYGFLPPRANEYDGMFGQVKNKAPQLQSEEESETQPLTAHPDLNLPKKFGNSGMFNESIAVAEFQGRPLSDHVSIKNGRPPGALLVARPPLDAPTVAESVAVISCWYEDKTEWGEKIGWIYGSVTEDVVTGYRMHNRGWRSVYCVTKRDAFRGTAPINLTDRLHQVLRWATGSVEIFFSKNNAFLATRRLKFLQRIAYLNVGIYPFTSFFLVAYCFLPALSLISGQFIVSSLNIAFLLYLLVITITLILLSLLEVKWSGIGLEEWWRNEQFWVIGGTSAHFAAVLQGVLKVVAGIEISFTLTSKSAGEDEDDIYADLYMVKWTSLFIMPLTIIIANLIAIVIGVSRTIYSVLPQWGRLIGGSFFSLWVLTHMFPFIKGLLGRRGRVPTIVYVWSGLISITVSLLWVAIDPPSSSSSTSSGSGTTSSSSFN, via the exons ATGGCAGCCTCGTCCAAATCAAAAGACAAGGCATTGAACTCACCACCATCTAGTGCCGGTCGCCCTCCTCAGGCCGTGAAATTTACACGTCGGACAGCAAGTGGTCGGATAATGAGCTTGTCAAGAGATGATGATATGGATACGTCCAATGATTTTTCAGGTCAAAATGACTATATAAATTACACTGTTATGATGCCCCCTACCCCTGATAACCAACCTGCTGGATCCTCCTCAGACAATAAACCTGATGGACCTGGCTCACACACAACAAGCCGGTTTGGGTCAGAGTCGCGGATGGGTAGGCAgataggagaagaagaagataactATAGCAATAATGGTGATGGTGGAGGCACTAGAAGAATGACAATAATGAAATCAAACAGTAAATCAATGTTGTTGAGGAGCCAAACACAAGATTTTGATCACAACCGTTGGTTGTTTGAGACCAAAGGAACATATGGTGTTGGAAATGCATATTGGTCGGAAGGGGAATCTTATGGTCCGGACACAGGACTGAGTATGTCTGATTTTATGGACAAGCCATGGAAACCTCTCACTAGGAAGATTCCAGTTCCAGCTGCTGTTCTCAGCCCTTACAG GGTGCTTATAGTTCTTCGAATGATAATTCTATCTTTCTTCCTGACATGGCGAGTCACAAATCCTAATAGAGACGCAATGTGGTTATGGGGAATATCCATTGTTTGTGAGATTTGGTTTGCAATCTCATGGCTATTAGACATTCTACCAAAGCTCAACCCCATCAACAGAGCTACGGATCTAGCTGCCCTCCGGGACAAGTTCGAGAAGCCTTCCCCTTCTAACCCAACCGGCCGCTCAGACCTTCCTGGTGTTGATGTCTTCGTCTCAACCGCCGACCCTGAAAAGGAACCACCACTCGTCACTGCAAACACAATTTTGTCAATTCTTGCAGTTGACTACCCTGTTGAGAAGGTCTCAGGCTACATTTCTGACGATGGTGGCGCCATCCTCACCTTTGAAGCCATGGCTGAGGCCGTCCGCTTCGCCGAG ATATGGGTGCCATTTTGTCGAAAACACAACATTGAGCCGAGGAATCCTGATAGTTACTTCAACCAGAAAACCGACCCTACCAGGAACAAGAAGAGGCCTGATTTTGTGAAGGATCGCCGCTGGATCAAGAGAGAGTATGATGAGTTCAAGGTGAGGATCAATGGTCTCCCTGAAGTAATACGTAGGAGAAGCGAATCATATAACAAAAAGGAGGAGAGAAAGGAGAAAAAACTTGCCCGGGAGAAAAACGATGGCGCATTGCCTGCAGAAGGGGTCAATGTGGAGAAAGCTACTTGGATGGCTGATGGCACCCAATGGCCTGGAACGTGGCTCAATCCAACTGCTGATCACTCAAAGGGGGACCATGCTGGCATCGTACAG ATAATGAGTAAGGTCCCAGAAAGTGATCCGGTGATGGGTCAGCCTGACGAGAAGAAACTGGACTTCACTGGGGTTGATATTAGGATACCAATGTTTGCATATGTCTCTCGTGAAAAGAGGCCTGGTTATGACCACAACAAGAAGGCTGGAGCCATGAATGCTATGGTTAGAGCTTCGGCCGTATTGTCCAACGGACCATTTATACTCAATTTAGATTGTGACCATTACATCTATAATTCAATGGCTATAAGGGAGGGCATGTGCTTTATGATGGATCGTGGGGGTGATCGCATATGCTACATCCAATTTCCACAAAGATTTGAAGGGATTGATCCCTCTGATCGATATGCAAATCATAACTTTGTCTTCTTTGATG GAAGCATGCGAGCACTTGATGGGCTTCAAGGGCCAGTGTATGTAGGAACTGGGTGCATGTTTCGGAGGTATGCACTATATGGATTCCTTCCTCCAAGAGCAAACGAATACGATGGGATGTTCGGCCAAGTGAAGAACAAGGCTCCACAACTTCAATCGGAAGAGGAATCGGAAACCCAGCCCCTAACTGCACATCCTGACTTGAATCTGCCAAAGAAGTTCGGGAATTCAGGTATGTTTAACGAGTCCATTGCCGTTGCCGAATTCCAAGGACGGCCACTTTCCGACCATGTTTCAATAAAGAATGGGAGGCCTCCTGGTGCACTGCTGGTGGCCCGTCCCCCATTAGACGCACCTACTGTTGCTGAGTCAGTTGCTGTCATTTCCTGCTG GTACGAGGACAAGACAGAGTGGGGCGAAAAGATTGGTTGGATTTATGGGTCAGTGACAGAAGATGTGGTCACAGGTTACAGGATGCACAACCGTGGATGGCGGTCCGTTTACTGCGTAACAAAGCGAGATGCCTTCAGGGGCACAGCACCTATCAACCTTACTGACCGTCTTCATCAGGTACTCCGATGGGCTACTGGCTCCGTCGAAATCTTTTTCTCCAAAAACAATGCCTTTCTAGCAACCAGGCGACTGAAGTTCCTACAACGCATTGCTTACCTAAATGTTGGCATCTATCCCTTCACCTCCTTCTTTCTGGTGGCATATTGCTTCCTACCAGCACTTTCCCTCATCTCAGGACAATTCATTGTTTCATCGCTCAATATAGCTTTCTTACTGTACCTCCTTGTCATCACTATAACACTAATTCTCCTGTCCCTTCTTGAAGTAAAATGGTCTGGAATTGGTCTCGAGGAGTGGTGGCGAAACGAGCAGTTTTGGGTCATTGGAGGCACTAGTGCTCACTTTGCTGCTGTTCTGCAAGGGGTTTTAAAAGTCGTAGCAGGTATTGAGATTTCTTTTACGTTAACCTCAAAGTCTGCAGGAGAAGATGAAGATGACATTTATGCTGATCTGTATATGGTTAAATGGACAAGTCTATTCATAATGCCGCTAACTATCATAATAGCTAACTTGATTGCTATTGTGATTGGAGTGTCGAGGACAATATATAGTGTCTTGCCACAATGGGGTAGGCTTATTGGAGGATCCTTTTTCAGCTTATGGGTGTTGACTCACATGTTCCCTTTTATTAAAGGGTTGTTGGGTAGGAGAGGAAGAGTGCCAACTATTGTTTATGTTTGGTCAGGGCTAATATCAATTACAGTGTCTTTGCTTTGGGTAGCAATTGATCCCCCAAGTAGTAGTTCCAGCACCAGCTCCGGCTCCGGCACCACTTCCAGTTCCAGTTTCAATTGA
- the LOC110602458 gene encoding glutathione reductase, cytosolic, producing MARKMLIDGELNQSNEQESHYDFDLFVIGAGSGGVRASRFSANHGAKVGICELPFHPISSDVDGGVGGTCVLRGCVPKKILVYGASFGGDIEDARNFGWEINEKVDFNWKRLLQKKTDEITRLNGIYKRLLSNAGVKLFEGEGKVVGPHEVEVTQLDGTKLSYSAKHILIATGSRAQRPGIPGQELAITSDEALSLEDMPKHAVVLGGGYIAVEFASIWRGMGATVDLFFRKELPLRGFDDEMRAVVARNLEGRGINLHPRTNLTELVKTEDGVKVFTNHGEEFSADVVLFATGRTPNTRRLNLEAVGVKLDRTGAIKVDEYSRTNIPSIWAVGDVTNRMNLTPVALMEGTCFAKTVFGGQPCKPDYTDVPYAVFSIPPLSVVGLSEEQAIEQANNDILIFTSTFNPMKNTVSGRQEKTVMKLVVDAETDKVLGASMCGPDAPEVIQGLAVALKCGATKAQFDSTVGIHPSAAEEFVTMRSVTRRVTAVSKANPNL from the exons ATGGCGAGGAAAATGCTTATTGATGGAGAGCTGAACCAGTCTAATGAACAGGAGTCTCACTATGATTTTGACTTGTTTGTCATTGGAGCTGGAAGTGGCGGTGTTCGGGCTTCTAGGTTTTCAGCTAACCATGGAGCTAAG GTTGGGATCTGTGAGCTTCCATTTCATCCAATCAGCTCAGATGTAGATGGAGGAGTTGGTGGAAC ATGTGTTCTTCGTGGTTGCGTTCCCAAGAAGATTTTAGTGTATGGAGCATCTTTTGGAGGTGATATTGAG GATGCTAGGAATTTTGGATGGGAAATAAATGAGAAGGTGGACTTCAACTGGAAAAGGCTGCTGCAGAAGAAG ACGGATGAAATAACAAGGTTAAATGGAATTTACAAGCGGTTACTGTCTAATGCTGGGGTTAAACTATTTGAAGGAGAGGGCAAGGTTGTTGGTCCTCATGAGGTTGAGGTGACACAACTAGATGGGACTAAATTGAGCTACTCGGCAAAGCACATACTGATTGCAACTGGAAGTAGAGCTCAACGTCCTGGCATTCCTGGGCAG GAGTTGGCTATAACATCTGACGAGGCATTAAGTCTGGAAGATATGCCCAAGCATGCTGTCGTGCTTGGTGGAGG GTACATAGCTGTTGAGTTTGCTTCAATATGGCGTGGCATGGGTGCCACTGTGGACCTATTTTTCAGAAAGGAACTTCCATTAAG AGGTTTCGATGATGAAATGAGGGCAGTGGTTGCAAGAAATCTGGAAGGCAGGGGAATAAATTTGCACCCTAGGACAAATTTGACAGAG TTGGTAAAAACTGAGGATGGCGTAAAAGTTTTTACAAATCATGGAGAAGAGTTCTCGGCAGATGTTGTACTCTTTGCTACTG GTCGGACCCCCAATACAAGGAGGTTAAATTTGGAGGCTGTAGGTGTGAAGCTTGATCGTACAGGAGCTATTAAG GTTGACGAGTACTCACGCACCAACATTCCTAGTATATGGGCTGTTGGTGATGTCACAAATCGAATGAATCTTACCCCTGTGGCCTTAATGGAGGGAACGTGCTTTGCA AAAACTGTTTTTGGTGGGCAACCCTGCAAACCAGACTACACTGATGTTCCATATGCTGTATTTAG CATACCGCCTCTGTCTGTAGTAGGCCTCAGCGAAGAGCAGGCAATAGAGCAAGCCAATAATGATATATTGATTTTCACCTCAACATTCAATCCTATGAAGAACACAGTCTCTGG ACGGCAAGAAAAGACGGTGATGAAGCTTGTTGTTGATGCTGAGACTGATAAAGTTCTTGGAGCTTCCATGTGCGGGCCAGATGCTCCAGAAGTTATACag GGTCTTGCTGTTGCATTGAAATGTGGAGCGACGAAGGCCCAATTTGACAGCACG GTTGGAATACATCCTTCTGCCGCTGAGGAATTTGTGACCATGCGCTCAGTGACCAGACGAGTTACTGCAGTAAGCAAAGCAAATCCAAACCTATAG